The proteins below come from a single Cannabis sativa cultivar Pink pepper isolate KNU-18-1 chromosome 3, ASM2916894v1, whole genome shotgun sequence genomic window:
- the LOC115709170 gene encoding probable LRR receptor-like serine/threonine-protein kinase At1g56140 isoform X1, whose translation MMIMSARLGSSSSLLPIFTSIFTIYVLLFAIINVSSTIAQDRTHDQPTTDLSEVRALNSIFEYWKIKADTQKWNISGEPCSGSAIDDSIDIGDSSSPFIKCDCTFNNGSLCHITKLKVYKMDVIGEIPEELWTLTFLSYLSLGYNFLTGSLSPSIGNLTNLQYLDLSMNALSGEVPKELGLLSQLSSLYILSNNFSGPLPPELGNLTKLELFFSSCGVSGEIPSTFENLQSIKEFYAYDNELTGKIPDFIGTWSNLTNLVLLGNSFQGPIPSNFVNLTSLVQLQLNDVSNASSSLSFIINMESLITLELRNNDITGSIPSSIGKLTQLKHLDLSFNKLHGQIPESLFNMDSLVYLFLGNNSLNGTLPRKNSLSLLNIDLSYNNFVGSIPSWVNDQHNLQLNLVGNNFTLDNSNSSNFLLGLDCLQRNFPCNRDLPLYTNFGINCGGEQITSSNGLVYEKDDESLGPATHFVTSSKRWAVSNVGRFLWNESATFISTSSSQFISTLDSELFETARLSPLSLRYYGLGLQNGNYTVKLHFAETAFENYRTWKSLGKRIFDIYIQGNRVMQNFDIRKEAGGISFKAVQKEFKVVVSQNYLEIHLFWAGKGTCCIPTNNVYGPSISAISATQDFTPTVNNNKKSRTSLIAGITVGVVILSFMSILVAFYLIQRRKKRQMNDDDELFGMDVKPLTFRYAELKTATNDLDSSNKLGEGGFGPVYKGILEDGRVIAVKQLSVNSHHGKSQFVAEIATISAVQHRNLVKLYGCCIEGDKRLLVYEYLENKSLDQALYGNQSLNLNWSTRFNICLGIARGLAYLHEESRVRIVHRDVKSSNILLDSNFTPKISDFGLAKLYEDQKTHISTRVAGTIGYLAPEYAMLGHLTEKTDVFAFGVVALEILTGRSNFDSSLGEEKAYLLEWAWNLHEEGREIELVDSKLSEFIEQEVRRIIQVAFLCTQTSPTARPSMSKVVTMLSVDTNVDTEVLRPSYLVDWKFNNVSSLMSRIEQGTDSSTSMETDG comes from the exons ATGATGATCATGTCAGCAAGATTAGGAAGCTCATCATCATTACTACCAATCTTTACTAGTATTTTCACTATTTATGTTTTGTTGTTTGCTATTATCAATGTTTCATCAACAATAGCTCAGGATAGAACTCATGATCAGCCCACTACTGATCTCTCTGAAG TGAGAGCTTTGAATTCTATATTTGAGTATTGGAAGATAAAGGCAGACACTCAAAAGTGGAACATAAGTGGGGAACCATGCAGTGGTTCCGCCATAGATGACTCCATCGACATCGGTGACTCATCGAGTCCTTTTATCAAATGCGACTGCACTTTCAACAATGGTTCTCTCTGTCACATTACTAAACT GAAGGTTTATAAAATGGATGTTATTGGTGAGATTCCAGAAGAGCTATGGACTCTGACCTTTCTCTCCTATCT GAGTTTGGGCTACAATTTCTTGACGGGTTCTCTTTCTCCATCAATTGGAAACCTCACTAACTTGCAATACTT GGACTTGAGTATGAATGCATTGTCAGGAGAGGTCCCAAAGGAATTGGGACTACTTTCTCAGCTATCATCATT GTACATTCTATCAAACAATTTCTCTGGTCCGCTGCCCCCAGAACTAGGGAATTTGACCAAATTAGAATTGTT TTTTTCCAGTTGTGGAGTTAGTGGCGAGATTCCTTCAACATTTGAGAATCTACAAAGCATAAAAGAATT TTATGCATATGATAATGAACTCACAGGCAAGATACCCGACTTCATAGGAACTTGGTCAAATCTTACTAACTT GGTATTGCTAGGGAACTCTTTTCAAGGGCCCATACCATCAAACTTTGTGAATCTAACTTCTTTAGTACAATT GCAGTTGAATGATGTATCTAATGCAAGCTCTTCTCTCTCATTTATCATCAATATGGAGTCTCTTATAACATT AGAACTGAGAAACAATGATATCACTGGCTCAATTCCATCGAGTATTGGCAAACTCACACAATTGAAACATCT GGATTTGAGCTTCAACAAGTTACATGGGCAGATCCCAGAGTCTCTTTTCAACATGGATTCACTTGTTTATTT GTTTCTTGGAAACAATAGTCTAAATGGTACATTACCTAGGAAAAACAGTTTATCTCTTCTCAATAT AGATCtatcatacaataattttgTGGGAAGCATTCCTTCTTGGGTCAACGATCAACACAATTTACAGCT GAACTTGGTTGGCAACAATTTTACTTTAGATAATTCAAACAGCAG taatttTCTTTTAGGTTTGGACTGCCTTCAGAGAAATTTTCCATGTAATCGAGATCTACCCCTCT ATACTAACTTTGGGATCAACTGTGGTGGTGAACAAATTACCTCTTCTAATGGCCTTGTGTATGAGAAAGATGATGAGAGTCTTGGCCCAGCTACTCATTTTGTCACCAGCTCAAAAAGATGGGCAGTAAGCAATGTTGGACGTTTCCTTTGGAATGAAAGTGCTACCTTTATAAGTACTTCATCATCTCAATTCATAAGTACTTTAGACTCGGAATTATTCGAGACTGCAAGGCTTTCTCCTTTATCATTGAGATACTATGGTCTGGGGCTTCAGAATGGCAACTACACTGTCAAACTCCACTTTGCAGAAACTGCTTTTGAAAATTATCGCACCTGGAAAAGTCTTGGCAAACGTATATTTGATATTTATATCCAA GGAAACCGCGTAATGCAAAATTTTGATATCAGAAAAGAGGCAGGTGGAATCTCTTTCAAGGCGGTCCAAAAGGAATTTAAGGTTGTGGTCTCACAGAATTACCTTGAAATCCATCTGTTTTGGGCTGGAAAAGGAACTTGTTGCATACCAACAAATAATGTTTATGGACCTTCCATTTCAGCAATCAGTGCTACTCAAG ATTTCACACCTACTGTCAATAACAATAAGAAGAGCAGAACTAGTTTGATTGCGGGAATCACTGTTGGGGTTGTCATTTTAAGCTTTATGTCAATTTTAGTGGCCTTCTATCTTATTCAGAGAAGAAAAAAGCGACAAATGAATGATGACGATG AGTTATTTGGCATGGATGTTAAACCATTGACTTTCCGTTATGCTGAACTTAAGACCGCGACAAATGATCTTGATTCTTCAAATAAGTTGGGAGAAGGAGGATTTGGACCTGTTTACAAG GGAATACTTGAAGATGGAAGAGTTATTGCAGTAAAGCAATTGTCTGTGAATTCTCACCATGGAAAGAGCCAATTTGTGGCTGAAATTGCCACAATATCTGCTGTGCAACATCGTAACCTTGTCAAATTATATGGATGTTGTATTGAGGGAGACAAACGACTTCTTGTTTATGAGTATTTGGAAAATAAGAGCCTTGATCAAGCACTATATG GTAACCAAAGTTTGAATCTGAATTGGTCAACACGTTTTAATATTTGTTTGGGCATAGCAAGAGGTCTTGCTTACCTACACGAAGAATCGCGAGTTCGAATCGTGCACAGGGATGTCAAATCCAGTAACATTCTTCTTGACTCTAATTTCACTCCCAAAATATCGGACTTTGGTTTGGCCAAATTGTATGAAGATCAAAAGACTCATATAAGTACAAGAGTTGCAGGAACTAT TGGTTATCTTGCACCTGAATACGCCATGCTTGGTCACCTTACTGAGAAAACAGATGTCTTTGCTTTTGGAGTTGTGGCATTAGAAATCCTCACTGGCAGATCGAATTTCGACTCGAGCTTAGGTGAAGAAAAGGCATATCTTCTTGAATGG GCTTGGAATCTACATGAAGAAGGCCGTGAAATCGAACTGGTGGATTCAAAACTATCAGAATTCATTGAGCAAGAAGTGAGAAGAATCATACAAGTAGCTTTTTTATGCACTCAAACATCACCTACAGCTCGTCCATCAATGTCGAAAGTGGTAACAATGCTTTCAGTAGATACTAATGTGGATACTGAAGTTTTAAGGCCTAGTTACTTAGTTGACTGGAAATTCAACAATGTCAGCAGTCTAATGAGTCGAATTGAACAAGGGACTGATTCTAGTACAAGCATGGAGACAGATGGTTAG
- the LOC115709170 gene encoding probable LRR receptor-like serine/threonine-protein kinase At1g56140 isoform X2: MMIMSARLGSSSSLLPIFTSIFTIYVLLFAIINVSSTIAQDRTHDQPTTDLSEVRALNSIFEYWKIKADTQKWNISGEPCSGSAIDDSIDIGDSSSPFIKCDCTFNNGSLCHITKLKVYKMDVIGEIPEELWTLTFLSYLSLGYNFLTGSLSPSIGNLTNLQYLDLSMNALSGEVPKELGLLSQLSSLYILSNNFSGPLPPELGNLTKLELFSFSSCGVSGEIPSTFENLQSIKEFYAYDNELTGKIPDFIGTWSNLTNLVLLGNSFQGPIPSNFVNLTSLVQLQLNDVSNASSSLSFIINMESLITLELRNNDITGSIPSSIGKLTQLKHLDLSFNKLHGQIPESLFNMDSLVYLFLGNNSLNGTLPRKNSLSLLNIDLSYNNFVGSIPSWVNDQHNLQLNLVGNNFTLDNSNSSNFLLGLDCLQRNFPCNRDLPLYTNFGINCGGEQITSSNGLVYEKDDESLGPATHFVTSSKRWAVSNVGRFLWNESATFISTSSSQFISTLDSELFETARLSPLSLRYYGLGLQNGNYTVKLHFAETAFENYRTWKSLGKRIFDIYIQGNRVMQNFDIRKEAGGISFKAVQKEFKVVVSQNYLEIHLFWAGKGTCCIPTNNVYGPSISAISATQDFTPTVNNNKKSRTSLIAGITVGVVILSFMSILVAFYLIQRRKKRQMNDDDELFGMDVKPLTFRYAELKTATNDLDSSNKLGEGGFGPVYKGILEDGRVIAVKQLSVNSHHGKSQFVAEIATISAVQHRNLVKLYGCCIEGDKRLLVYEYLENKSLDQALYGNQSLNLNWSTRFNICLGIARGLAYLHEESRVRIVHRDVKSSNILLDSNFTPKISDFGLAKLYEDQKTHISTRVAGTIGYLAPEYAMLGHLTEKTDVFAFGVVALEILTGRSNFDSSLGEEKAYLLEWAWNLHEEGREIELVDSKLSEFIEQEVRRIIQVAFLCTQTSPTARPSMSKVVTMLSVDTNVDTEVLRPSYLVDWKFNNVSSLMSRIEQGTDSSTSMETDG, translated from the exons ATGATGATCATGTCAGCAAGATTAGGAAGCTCATCATCATTACTACCAATCTTTACTAGTATTTTCACTATTTATGTTTTGTTGTTTGCTATTATCAATGTTTCATCAACAATAGCTCAGGATAGAACTCATGATCAGCCCACTACTGATCTCTCTGAAG TGAGAGCTTTGAATTCTATATTTGAGTATTGGAAGATAAAGGCAGACACTCAAAAGTGGAACATAAGTGGGGAACCATGCAGTGGTTCCGCCATAGATGACTCCATCGACATCGGTGACTCATCGAGTCCTTTTATCAAATGCGACTGCACTTTCAACAATGGTTCTCTCTGTCACATTACTAAACT GAAGGTTTATAAAATGGATGTTATTGGTGAGATTCCAGAAGAGCTATGGACTCTGACCTTTCTCTCCTATCT GAGTTTGGGCTACAATTTCTTGACGGGTTCTCTTTCTCCATCAATTGGAAACCTCACTAACTTGCAATACTT GGACTTGAGTATGAATGCATTGTCAGGAGAGGTCCCAAAGGAATTGGGACTACTTTCTCAGCTATCATCATT GTACATTCTATCAAACAATTTCTCTGGTCCGCTGCCCCCAGAACTAGGGAATTTGACCAAATTAGAATTGTT TAGTTTTTCCAGTTGTGGAGTTAGTGGCGAGATTCCTTCAACATTTGAGAATCTACAAAGCATAAAAGAATT TTATGCATATGATAATGAACTCACAGGCAAGATACCCGACTTCATAGGAACTTGGTCAAATCTTACTAACTT GGTATTGCTAGGGAACTCTTTTCAAGGGCCCATACCATCAAACTTTGTGAATCTAACTTCTTTAGTACAATT GCAGTTGAATGATGTATCTAATGCAAGCTCTTCTCTCTCATTTATCATCAATATGGAGTCTCTTATAACATT AGAACTGAGAAACAATGATATCACTGGCTCAATTCCATCGAGTATTGGCAAACTCACACAATTGAAACATCT GGATTTGAGCTTCAACAAGTTACATGGGCAGATCCCAGAGTCTCTTTTCAACATGGATTCACTTGTTTATTT GTTTCTTGGAAACAATAGTCTAAATGGTACATTACCTAGGAAAAACAGTTTATCTCTTCTCAATAT AGATCtatcatacaataattttgTGGGAAGCATTCCTTCTTGGGTCAACGATCAACACAATTTACAGCT GAACTTGGTTGGCAACAATTTTACTTTAGATAATTCAAACAGCAG taatttTCTTTTAGGTTTGGACTGCCTTCAGAGAAATTTTCCATGTAATCGAGATCTACCCCTCT ATACTAACTTTGGGATCAACTGTGGTGGTGAACAAATTACCTCTTCTAATGGCCTTGTGTATGAGAAAGATGATGAGAGTCTTGGCCCAGCTACTCATTTTGTCACCAGCTCAAAAAGATGGGCAGTAAGCAATGTTGGACGTTTCCTTTGGAATGAAAGTGCTACCTTTATAAGTACTTCATCATCTCAATTCATAAGTACTTTAGACTCGGAATTATTCGAGACTGCAAGGCTTTCTCCTTTATCATTGAGATACTATGGTCTGGGGCTTCAGAATGGCAACTACACTGTCAAACTCCACTTTGCAGAAACTGCTTTTGAAAATTATCGCACCTGGAAAAGTCTTGGCAAACGTATATTTGATATTTATATCCAA GGAAACCGCGTAATGCAAAATTTTGATATCAGAAAAGAGGCAGGTGGAATCTCTTTCAAGGCGGTCCAAAAGGAATTTAAGGTTGTGGTCTCACAGAATTACCTTGAAATCCATCTGTTTTGGGCTGGAAAAGGAACTTGTTGCATACCAACAAATAATGTTTATGGACCTTCCATTTCAGCAATCAGTGCTACTCAAG ATTTCACACCTACTGTCAATAACAATAAGAAGAGCAGAACTAGTTTGATTGCGGGAATCACTGTTGGGGTTGTCATTTTAAGCTTTATGTCAATTTTAGTGGCCTTCTATCTTATTCAGAGAAGAAAAAAGCGACAAATGAATGATGACGATG AGTTATTTGGCATGGATGTTAAACCATTGACTTTCCGTTATGCTGAACTTAAGACCGCGACAAATGATCTTGATTCTTCAAATAAGTTGGGAGAAGGAGGATTTGGACCTGTTTACAAG GGAATACTTGAAGATGGAAGAGTTATTGCAGTAAAGCAATTGTCTGTGAATTCTCACCATGGAAAGAGCCAATTTGTGGCTGAAATTGCCACAATATCTGCTGTGCAACATCGTAACCTTGTCAAATTATATGGATGTTGTATTGAGGGAGACAAACGACTTCTTGTTTATGAGTATTTGGAAAATAAGAGCCTTGATCAAGCACTATATG GTAACCAAAGTTTGAATCTGAATTGGTCAACACGTTTTAATATTTGTTTGGGCATAGCAAGAGGTCTTGCTTACCTACACGAAGAATCGCGAGTTCGAATCGTGCACAGGGATGTCAAATCCAGTAACATTCTTCTTGACTCTAATTTCACTCCCAAAATATCGGACTTTGGTTTGGCCAAATTGTATGAAGATCAAAAGACTCATATAAGTACAAGAGTTGCAGGAACTAT TGGTTATCTTGCACCTGAATACGCCATGCTTGGTCACCTTACTGAGAAAACAGATGTCTTTGCTTTTGGAGTTGTGGCATTAGAAATCCTCACTGGCAGATCGAATTTCGACTCGAGCTTAGGTGAAGAAAAGGCATATCTTCTTGAATGG GCTTGGAATCTACATGAAGAAGGCCGTGAAATCGAACTGGTGGATTCAAAACTATCAGAATTCATTGAGCAAGAAGTGAGAAGAATCATACAAGTAGCTTTTTTATGCACTCAAACATCACCTACAGCTCGTCCATCAATGTCGAAAGTGGTAACAATGCTTTCAGTAGATACTAATGTGGATACTGAAGTTTTAAGGCCTAGTTACTTAGTTGACTGGAAATTCAACAATGTCAGCAGTCTAATGAGTCGAATTGAACAAGGGACTGATTCTAGTACAAGCATGGAGACAGATGGTTAG
- the LOC115709166 gene encoding probable LRR receptor-like serine/threonine-protein kinase At1g56140, with translation MSRGTSSSSSPTFISINFTIHLHVIFLFLSSTTTTTAQPTTDPSEVRVLNRLFEKWDIKADTQQWNISGELCSGAAVADTPTIEDPSYNPFIKCDCTFNSSTLCHITKLKINERDVVGPIPEELWSLVFLTSLDLRKNLLTGSLSPSIGNLTRMQYLSFGINALSGEVPKELGQLTELITLSFSSNNFSGPLPPELGNLSKLQELYIISSGVSGEIPSTFANLLSLQVLWASDTELTGKIPEFIGNWSNLNTLRMQGNSFQGPIPSTLANLTSLKDLRLSEISNASTSLSFITNMKSLSILVLKNINVIGTIPSNISELKELQHLDLSFNKLNGHIPDSLFSMSSLFALLLGNNSLNGTLPQQKSESLLNIDVSYNNLVGTIPSWINKQNLHINLVGNNLTIDSSNNSTLLSGLICLQKDFPCNRDRPLYYNFGINSGGKQITSSNGLVYEKDDEALGPADYFITSSKRWAVSNVGIFLGNNNATYTSNSFSQFTNTLDPELFQTTRLSASSLRYYGLGLENGNYTVKLQFAEIGFENYQTWKGLGRRIFDIYIQGKLEIKDFDIKKEAGAVPLRAVQKEFKARVSQNYLEIHLYWAGKGTCCIPARSTYGPSISAISATPNFKPTVSNILPTQNKNHTSMIAGVIVGAVILILLSVLVAFYVVQRRKKSRTNDDDEEFLGMDVKPFTFDYAELRTATNDFDYSKKLGEGGFGPVYKGTLEDGRAIAVKQLSLTSNQGKSQFVAEIATISAVQHRNLVKLYGCCIEGDKRLLVYEYMENHSLDQALFGNQSLNLNWSTRFGICLGIARGLAYLHEESRVRIVHRDVKSSNILLDSDLVPKISDFGLAKLYDDKKTHISTRVAGTIGYLAPEYAMLGHLTEKTDVFAFGVVALEIVTGRPNSDSSLGEEKTYLLEWAWDLHEEDREIELVDSKISKKFNREEVRRTIRVAFLCTQASPTARPSMSKVVAMLSGDTDARGTEVSRPGYLVDWKFNDANTSMSQIEQGTTDPMLYDSCASISMVAMPSPSHNNPTHPMLQDINNEL, from the exons ATGTCAAGAGGTacctcatcttcatcatcaccaACCTTTATTAGTATTAATTTCACTATTCATTTACATGTTATCTTCTTATTTCTAtcttcaacaacaacaacaacagctcAACCCACTACAGATCCCTCTGAAG tgAGAGTTTTGAACAGGTTGTTTGAAAAATGGGATATAAAAGCAGATACGCAACAATGGAACATAAGTGGGGAATTATGCAGTGGTGCGGCCGTAGCTGATACACCAACCATCGAAGATCCATCCTATAATCCCTTCATCAAATGCGACTGTACTTTCAACAGTAGCACCCTCTGTCACATTACAAAACT GAAAATTAATGAAAGGGATGTTGTTGGCCCAATTCCAGAAGAGCTATGGAGTCTAGTCTTCCTCACCAGTTT AGATTTGCGCAAGAACTTATTGACAGGCTCTCTTTCTCCATCAATTGGAAACCTCACTAGGATGCAATACCT GAGTTTTGGCATCAATGCATTGTCAGGGGAGGTACCAAAGGAATTGGGACAACTTACTGAGCTAATAACTTT GTCATTTTCATCAAACAACTTCTCTGGACCTTTGCCACCAGAACTAGGGAATTTATCCAAATTACAAGAACT ATACATTATTAGTTCTGGTGTTAGTGGTGAGATACCTTCAACATTTGCAAATCTTCTAAGTTTGCAAGTATT GTGGGCATCAGATACTGAACTCACAGGAAAGATACCCGAATTCATAGGAAATTGGTCAAATCTTAATACCTT GAGAATGCAAGGAAACTCTTTTCAAGGACCTATACCATCAACACTCGCGAATTTGACTTCTCTTAAAGATTT GCGACTGAGCGAAATATCTAATGCAAGTACTTCTCTTTCATTCATCACCAACATGAAGTCTCTGTCGATTTT AGTACTGAAGAATATCAATGTCATTGGCACGATTCCCTCGAATATTAGTGAACTCAAAGAGTTGCAACACTT AGATTTGAGCTTCAACAAGTTAAATGGACATATCCCTGACTCTCTTTTCAGCATGAGTTCACTTTTCGCTTT GTTGCTTGGAAACAATAGCCTAAATGGTACATTGCCTCAGCAAAAGAGTGAATCTCTTCTCAATAT AGATGTATCATACAATAATCTAGTGGGAACAATTCCTTCTTGGATCAACAAACAAAATCTACACAT TAACTTGGTTGGTAATAACTTGACTATAGATAGTTCAAACAACAG TACTCTTCTTTCAGGATTGATCTGTCTTCAGAAAGATTTCCCCTGCAATCGAGATCGTCCCCTAT ATTATAACTTTGGGATCAACTCTGGTGGTAAACAAATTACCTCTTCCAATGGTCTTGTGTATGAAAAGGATGATGAAGCACTTGGCCCAGCTGATTATTTTATCACCAGCTCCAAGAGATGGGCAGTAAGCAATGTTGGAATTTTCTTAGGGAATAACAATGCTACCTATACAAGtaattcattttctcaattcacAAATACTTTAGACCCTGAACTATTCCAAACCACAAGGCTTTCTGCTTCTTCATTGAGATACTATGGTTTGGGGCTCGAGAATGGTAACTACACTGTCAAACTCCAGTTTGCAGAAATTGGTTTCGAAAATTATCAGACATGGAAAGGTCTTGGCAGGCGaatatttgatatttatatCCAA GGAAAGCTTGAAATAAAAGATTTTGATATCAAAAAAGAGGCAGGTGCAGTCCCTCTCCGAGCAGTTCAGAAGGAATTTAAGGCTCGAGTTTCACAAAACTACCTCGAAATCCATCTTTATTGGGCTGGAAAAGGAACTTGTTGCATACCAGCTCGAAGTACTTATGGACCTTCTATTTCAGCAATCAGTGCTACTCCAA ATTTCAAACCTACTGTCAGTAACATTCTTCCAACGCAAAACAAGAATCATACTAGTATGATTGCGGGGGTCATTGTTGGGGCTGTCATTTTAATCCTTTTGTCTGTTTTAGTTGCCTTCTATGTTGTTCAAAGAAGAAAGAAGTCCCGAAcgaatgatgatgatgaag AGTTCTTGGGGATGGATGTTAAGCCATTCACATTTGATTATGCTGAACTTAGGACGGCGACAAATGATTTTGATTATTCTAAAAAGTTGGGAGAAGGAGGATTTGGACCTGTTTACAAG GGAACACTTGAAGATGGAAGAGCTATTGCAGTGAAGCAATTGTCTTTGACTTCTAACCAAGGAAAGAGCCAATTTGTGGCTGAAATCGCCACAATATCTGCAGTGCAACACCGTAACCTCGTCAAATTATATGGATGTTGTATTGAGGGAGACAAAAGGCTTCTTGTTTATGAGTATATGGAGAATCATAGTCTTGATCAAGCACTATTTG GTAACCAAAGCTTGAATCTGAATTGGTCAACAAGGTTTGGCATTTGCTTAGGCATAGCAAGAGGTCTAGCTTACCTTCATGAAGAGTCACGAGTTCGAATTGTACATAGAGATGTCAAATCCAGCAACATTCTACTTGACTCTGATCTTGTCCCGAAAATATCAGATTTTGGTTTGGCCAAACTTTATGATGATAAAAAGACTCATATAAGTACAAGAGTCGCAGGAACTAT TGGTTATCTTGCACCTGAATATGCCATGCTTGGTCACCTTACTGAGAAAACAGATGTGTTTGCTTTTGGAGTTGTGGCATTAGAAATCGTTACTGGCAGACCGAATTCAGACTCAAGCTTGGGTGAAGAAAAGACTTATCTTCTTGAATGG GCTTGGGATCTACATGAAGAAGACCGCGAAATAGAGCTTGTTGACtcgaaaatatcaaaaaaattcaACAGGGAAGAAGTGAGGAGAACCATAAGAGTAGCTTTCTTATGCACTCAAGCATCACCTACAGCTCGTCCATCAATGTCCAAAGTGGTGGCAATGCTTTCAGGAGACACTGATGCGAGGGGCACTGAAGTTTCGAGGCCTGGTTACTTGGTTGATTGGAAATTCAACGATGCCAACACCTCAATGAGCCAGATTGAACAAGGGACAACTGATCCTATGCTATATGATTCATGTGCAAGTATAAGCATGGTTGCAATGCCATCACCAAGCCATAATAATCCAACTCATCCAATGCTTCAAGACATCAATAATGAGTTGTGA
- the LOC133035347 gene encoding uncharacterized protein LOC133035347 has protein sequence MTTTRSGSKSPSPAKKNSKNSKKPPKNSYKVDLKMGLKRIAKKVMGDVSEPSATKKRPIPNKVESRKAKRAKPSKSTKDVISDSDFENEMHDGREKPKVKSKIVVAWKLLPGCFQIAANLPVLSCCHPNAHCSVPKFVMVPYPEIM, from the exons ATGACCACCACTAGAAGTGGTTCGAAGTCCCCATCTCCagctaaaaaaaattctaaaaattcaaagaaacctcctaaaaattcatataaagtTGATCTTAAGATGGGTTTGAAGCGCATTGCTAAGAAAGTAATGGGTGATGTTTCAGAGCCATCTGCTACTAAGAAAAGACCCATTCCAAATAAGGTCGAGTCTCGTAAGGCAAAGAGAGCGAAACCTTCGAAGTCTACAAAGGAT GTTATATCCGATTCTGATTTTGAGAACGAAATGCATGATGGGAGAGAAAAGCCTAAAGTTAAATCCAAG ATAGTTGTTGCTTGGAAGTTGTTGCCGGGTTGTTTCCAGATTGCTGCAAATCTGCCTGTGCTGAGTTGTTGTCATCCCAATGCCCATTGCTCTGTACCAAAATTTGTAATGGTTCCGTATCCtgaaataatgtaa